One region of Treponema primitia ZAS-1 genomic DNA includes:
- a CDS encoding glycosyltransferase family 2 protein, which produces MLISIIIPTLNRLSYLKKTMLSVRNQTNDNYEIIVIDNASTDGTREWLESQPDILIICHNNTIPIYENWNTGFKQAKGDFLVLLSDDDILHPDCINIIQSVPDPLQYSLIIGRHDIIDENDKITINQKGFNNIENGVLQPKEGLSLFSDGVAFRLCSIFFNRTKLLQLNIDLVAKKFKITAADSELIQLMAISSPIYILDLNRSIANYRVWKNSGTSETIYSKAWHDEIDIWMDDFESFSKDILSLKKIKDAISKVKLSNLHYAIIVYRSKKNKTSGTRIYLIKRLLTILFEHFSFMNLMKSIKYLLLLI; this is translated from the coding sequence ATGTTGATATCAATAATAATTCCTACTCTAAATAGGTTAAGTTATTTAAAAAAAACAATGTTATCTGTTAGAAATCAAACCAATGATAATTATGAGATTATTGTTATTGATAATGCTTCTACTGATGGCACAAGAGAATGGCTGGAATCTCAACCCGATATTTTAATAATTTGTCACAATAATACTATACCCATTTATGAAAATTGGAATACGGGTTTTAAACAGGCAAAAGGAGATTTCCTAGTTCTTCTGTCAGATGATGATATATTACACCCTGACTGTATTAATATTATTCAATCCGTTCCGGATCCATTGCAATATTCGTTAATTATTGGGAGACATGATATAATTGATGAAAATGATAAAATCACTATAAATCAAAAAGGTTTCAATAACATTGAAAATGGTGTGCTTCAACCAAAAGAAGGATTATCCCTGTTTTCCGATGGTGTGGCTTTTCGTCTTTGCTCTATTTTTTTCAACCGGACTAAATTGTTACAATTAAACATTGACCTTGTGGCAAAAAAGTTTAAAATAACTGCTGCTGACAGTGAATTAATTCAATTAATGGCAATATCTTCACCAATTTATATTTTAGATTTGAATAGAAGCATTGCAAATTATCGAGTGTGGAAAAATTCAGGAACGAGTGAAACAATTTATTCAAAAGCATGGCATGATGAAATTGATATATGGATGGATGATTTTGAAAGTTTTTCCAAGGATATTCTAAGTTTAAAAAAAATTAAAGATGCAATTAGTAAAGTCAAATTATCAAACTTACATTATGCAATAATTGTTTATAGAAGTAAAAAAAATAAGACAAGTGGCACACGAATTTATCTTATTAAGCGATTACTTACGATTTTATTTGAGCATTTTTCTTTTATGAACTTAATGAAATCTATAAAATATTTACTTTTATTAATATAA
- a CDS encoding lipopolysaccharide biosynthesis protein yields the protein MFKNLSEKQNPYFGVLISYVSKGISFVLSFISIPLLLNNLELSQYSLWITLVSIVNWINLLDLGVGNGLKNTIAKYNHLRDKKECAYYITGTFQFFSLISGFLVILTLIFSKYIPVIKINIGYSFLLYLPIICFFPFTTFNAVLQGNLKNGLLSIISLVRALWIFFAVLLFKYTSSDKIIICAICYNIFNILYFIFILFSIKKIYLFSLSQIFNFKLFVFGLKIVRIGLEYFILQVTSLIQFSMGNYIIYNLFNNQVASFDLLNNKIYANLAIFFNAGIAVFWPQFTSAMASHDAEKLIKYRSQLLIMLIVYIFGLGISIPIITPFVGWWTQGKILVNIKDIIPFVLFNIVLSINYYEAVILNAAEKINIQILFSLMTSILFITLVSFSKYFLIKSYIIIPIINTLILIPSFFIYKIHADRIVNSFRSE from the coding sequence ATGTTTAAAAATTTATCAGAAAAGCAGAATCCATATTTTGGTGTATTAATTTCATATGTTTCAAAAGGGATATCTTTTGTTCTTTCCTTTATTTCAATACCCTTATTATTAAATAATCTGGAATTATCCCAATATTCACTGTGGATTACCTTAGTTTCTATAGTTAATTGGATTAATCTTCTTGATTTGGGAGTTGGGAATGGTTTAAAGAATACAATCGCAAAATATAATCACCTACGGGACAAAAAAGAATGTGCTTATTATATCACTGGCACATTTCAGTTTTTTTCCTTGATATCTGGGTTTTTAGTAATTTTAACATTAATTTTTTCAAAATATATTCCCGTTATAAAAATAAATATTGGATATTCATTTTTATTATACCTGCCGATAATATGTTTTTTTCCATTTACAACTTTTAATGCCGTATTACAGGGTAATCTTAAGAATGGGTTGCTTTCAATTATTTCTTTGGTTCGGGCATTATGGATTTTTTTTGCTGTTTTATTATTCAAATACACAAGCAGTGATAAAATAATTATTTGCGCAATATGTTACAATATTTTTAATATTTTATATTTTATATTTATATTATTTTCAATAAAGAAAATCTATTTATTTTCATTAAGTCAAATATTTAATTTTAAACTATTTGTTTTTGGTTTAAAAATAGTAAGGATCGGTCTAGAATATTTTATTTTACAAGTAACTTCATTAATACAATTTAGTATGGGAAATTATATTATTTATAATTTATTTAATAATCAGGTGGCATCATTTGATCTATTAAATAATAAAATATATGCAAATTTAGCAATTTTTTTTAATGCGGGTATTGCAGTATTTTGGCCTCAGTTTACATCAGCAATGGCATCGCATGATGCAGAAAAACTGATAAAATATCGCAGCCAACTTTTAATAATGCTTATAGTGTATATTTTTGGTTTAGGCATTTCGATTCCTATTATCACCCCTTTTGTAGGGTGGTGGACACAAGGCAAAATACTTGTAAACATTAAAGACATTATCCCCTTTGTTCTTTTTAATATAGTATTGTCAATCAATTATTATGAGGCCGTAATTTTAAACGCAGCTGAAAAAATAAATATTCAGATACTGTTTAGTTTAATGACATCAATATTATTTATTACCCTTGTTTCTTTCTCAAAGTATTTTTTGATAAAGTCTTATATTATTATTCCAATAATAAATACTTTGATATTAATTCCCAGTTTTTTCATTTATAAGATACATGCGGATAGAATTGTAAATTCATTTCGTAGTGAATGA
- a CDS encoding acyltransferase translates to MKIKLHAIKNRIFHLIPLRRIDSTVHFTGKKYISIGRNTLISQNTWLNVNQRYKEKHIVIGDYCFIGRNNFFTSGELIQFDDYVITSVNCCFIGASHDYSNPLIPYYFAQTTNAKTIEVGFNVFIGANTTVIGNVMIEYGSVIGANTLIKDGEYPPFSLLVGNPGKVVKRYSFKDKVWKKIDNWNHDDEMSIVKIKEYKKSILEQKFERGLPLKAIGKSNGNLFK, encoded by the coding sequence GTGAAAATTAAATTACATGCTATAAAAAATAGAATATTCCATTTGATTCCCTTGAGAAGGATTGATTCAACCGTCCATTTTACCGGTAAAAAGTATATTTCCATTGGGAGAAATACCCTTATAAGTCAAAACACTTGGTTAAATGTAAATCAGCGTTACAAAGAGAAGCATATTGTAATTGGGGATTATTGTTTTATTGGAAGGAATAATTTTTTTACATCAGGAGAACTGATACAATTTGATGATTATGTTATAACCAGTGTGAATTGTTGTTTTATTGGTGCTTCTCATGATTATAGTAATCCCCTAATACCTTATTATTTTGCACAAACAACCAATGCAAAAACTATAGAAGTAGGGTTTAATGTTTTTATAGGTGCCAATACAACAGTAATTGGAAATGTAATGATAGAATATGGTTCTGTAATTGGAGCTAACACCTTAATAAAAGACGGAGAATACCCGCCATTTTCATTACTCGTAGGTAATCCTGGGAAAGTGGTAAAACGATATTCGTTTAAAGATAAAGTATGGAAGAAAATTGATAATTGGAATCATGATGATGAAATGTCAATAGTGAAGATAAAAGAATATAAAAAAAGTATTTTGGAACAAAAATTTGAGAGAGGATTGCCATTGAAAGCGATAGGGAAATCAAATGGTAATCTTTTTAAATAG
- a CDS encoding NAD-dependent epimerase/dehydratase family protein yields MKVIIIGSSGFIGSNLEIYLSEKAYEVYSCDIIEKKCNAKFTLLDKINPDYKSLFMKNKFDICINCSGAASVPYSFENTIYDFELNSFNVVKILDSIKVYNPECKFINLSSAAVYGNPMVLPVSESNELLPISPYGYHKVIAEKILYEYYKLWNIRTCSVRIFSAYGNGLKKQLLFDISKKILLEKEIHLYGTGEESRDFIHIDDICQAIDCIIKGDSFQSTQVNIANGKQITVNELVEIFNKNWVHNKNVIFDGIERIGDPNKWIADITILRSYGYRQSISIEDGIKRYINWIKNEKLE; encoded by the coding sequence ATGAAAGTAATAATAATTGGTTCCAGTGGTTTCATAGGAAGTAATTTGGAAATATACTTATCTGAAAAAGCATATGAGGTATATTCATGTGATATTATAGAGAAAAAATGTAATGCAAAGTTTACGTTATTAGATAAAATTAATCCTGATTATAAATCACTGTTCATGAAGAATAAATTTGATATTTGTATTAATTGTAGTGGGGCAGCAAGTGTTCCATACTCATTTGAAAATACGATTTATGATTTTGAATTAAATTCTTTTAATGTTGTCAAAATATTAGATTCAATAAAAGTTTATAACCCTGAGTGCAAATTTATTAATCTTTCAAGCGCTGCTGTTTATGGGAACCCAATGGTGTTGCCTGTCTCTGAATCGAATGAACTATTACCAATTTCTCCTTATGGATACCATAAAGTTATAGCTGAGAAAATATTGTATGAATATTATAAGCTGTGGAACATAAGGACCTGTTCAGTGAGAATATTTTCAGCTTATGGGAATGGATTAAAGAAACAATTGCTATTTGATATTTCAAAAAAGATTCTTCTGGAAAAGGAAATACATTTATATGGCACCGGAGAAGAATCAAGAGATTTCATACACATAGATGATATATGTCAAGCTATTGATTGTATAATTAAAGGGGATAGTTTTCAATCAACACAAGTTAATATAGCTAATGGGAAACAAATCACCGTTAATGAACTTGTTGAAATATTTAATAAAAACTGGGTGCATAATAAAAATGTTATTTTTGACGGTATTGAGAGAATAGGCGACCCGAATAAATGGATAGCTGATATTACAATACTAAGATCTTATGGATATAGACAAAGTATAAGTATAGAAGATGGTATTAAAAGGTATATCAATTGGATAAAAAACGAAAAATTGGAATAA
- a CDS encoding glycosyltransferase yields MDKKRKIGIIYSNDDNWIGGKYYLDSVISILSNSNLFDVFILSNKRKVDKLKFIKYENNIFDIFFEKISWKFNILTKIYFNIFRNNMYSKLQHLDVIFPAESNYLFNKLADSKKIFWIPDFQENYYPSFFLKKEITSRIIMQVNTVYSKSKLILSSNAVYNDLVRIYPHYTCDIEIVPFVSSIFLKKEDILPYEQIKNKYNIQSTYFICSNQFWIHKNHIVVIKAVSLLKKENIKVIVYFTGKEYDHRDSDYSMKLKNLVAELNLSENVFFLGFIPRNEQLTLMRYSQAIIQPSLYEGWNTSIEDAKYLSKEIILSDIEVHKEQLNDRGYYFDPNNAFALSVILKNFLIKENLSVDYSYKNAYFEFTRKIVDIFS; encoded by the coding sequence TTGGATAAAAAACGAAAAATTGGAATAATATATAGTAATGATGATAATTGGATTGGCGGAAAATATTATCTTGACAGTGTAATATCTATATTAAGTAATAGTAATCTATTTGATGTATTTATTCTTAGTAATAAGCGAAAAGTAGATAAATTAAAATTTATAAAATATGAAAATAATATTTTTGATATATTTTTCGAAAAGATAAGTTGGAAATTTAATATTTTAACAAAAATATATTTTAATATTTTTAGAAACAATATGTATTCCAAGTTACAGCATCTTGATGTTATTTTTCCTGCTGAAAGTAATTATTTATTTAATAAATTAGCTGATTCAAAAAAAATATTTTGGATTCCAGATTTTCAAGAAAATTATTACCCGTCTTTCTTTTTGAAAAAAGAAATTACCTCTCGTATAATAATGCAAGTAAATACAGTTTATTCAAAATCAAAACTAATATTATCGAGTAACGCTGTTTATAATGATCTGGTAAGGATTTATCCACATTATACTTGTGATATAGAGATAGTACCTTTCGTTTCATCTATATTTTTAAAGAAAGAAGATATATTACCTTACGAGCAAATAAAGAATAAATATAATATTCAATCTACTTATTTCATTTGTTCTAATCAATTTTGGATTCATAAGAATCATATTGTTGTTATCAAAGCGGTTAGTCTCTTAAAAAAAGAGAATATTAAGGTAATTGTTTATTTTACGGGAAAAGAATATGATCATCGAGATTCCGATTATTCTATGAAATTGAAAAATTTAGTAGCGGAATTAAATTTGAGCGAAAATGTCTTTTTTTTGGGGTTCATACCACGTAATGAGCAATTAACATTAATGCGCTATTCACAAGCGATTATCCAACCTTCTTTATATGAAGGATGGAACACTTCAATTGAAGATGCGAAGTATTTAAGTAAAGAAATAATACTCTCAGATATTGAAGTTCATAAGGAGCAATTGAATGACCGAGGATATTATTTTGACCCTAATAATGCATTTGCTTTATCAGTCATATTAAAGAATTTCCTTATTAAGGAAAATTTGTCTGTTGATTATTCATATAAAAATGCATATTTCGAGTTTACTAGAAAAATTGTAGATATTTTTTCTTAA